The following coding sequences are from one Gemmatimonadota bacterium window:
- the cadA gene encoding cadmium-translocating P-type ATPase: protein MPETITLPVTGMTCAACQARVQRTLERTPGVDEAAVNLMLHSATVHYDPTATTPERLVELIRDAGYGAELPAAGQTAEEAHHSLEQDQDAEYRGYRAKALVSVGLGLVAMVVSMPLMQGPHAGMDPVMRWAAGVLNPPLEAAWPWLYRANPDLLRWTLLCLTAVVMAWGGRHFYAGAWSALRHRTATMNTLVALGTGSAFAFSVVATVAPEVFERNQLPADVYYEAVILIIGLLLLGHTLEARAKRQTSGALRGLIDLSPKRARVRRNGQEVDLPLEDVRVGDLVLIRPGERVPVDGLIASGTTDLDESMMTGEPLPVPKVAGDRVIGGTINRTGAVEFTVTAVGAGTVLSRIVTMMRDAQATRAPIQRMADRISAVFVPVVVAIAAITFVVWYATADTAPVVRGLTAAISVLIIACPCAMGLAVPTAVMVATGKGAELGILIKGGEALERAGGLDLLLLDKTGTITLGRPEVVSATTTETLAAAASLERLSEHPLAEAIVRAARDQGLESRPVEGFRALPGLGAVGVVDGAMVVVGNGRLMDEYGIQVDPTTVPATGTTVFVGSNGSLLGHLTLADAPRPSSRAAVARLKAMGLGVAMVTGDRRAAAEAIGRAVGITDLVADAMPADKIAEVGRRIDRGFSVGMVGDGVNDAPALVKANVGFVMGSGTDVAIEAGDITLMRPDLQAVADAVELSRRALRLMRQNLFWAFVYNVIGIPVAAGVLYPVFGVQLSPILASAAMAMSSVSVVSNSLRLRGFRPARAGQVS, encoded by the coding sequence ATGCCCGAAACCATCACCCTCCCCGTCACCGGGATGACCTGCGCCGCCTGCCAGGCCCGGGTCCAGCGCACCCTGGAACGAACGCCGGGGGTCGATGAGGCTGCCGTCAACCTCATGCTTCACTCCGCCACGGTTCACTACGACCCGACGGCCACCACACCGGAGCGGCTGGTCGAGCTGATTCGGGACGCCGGGTACGGCGCCGAGCTGCCGGCAGCAGGCCAGACCGCCGAGGAGGCCCACCACTCGCTCGAGCAGGATCAAGACGCCGAGTACCGGGGGTACCGCGCGAAAGCCCTGGTCAGTGTCGGGCTCGGCCTGGTCGCCATGGTGGTGTCGATGCCCCTGATGCAAGGTCCCCATGCCGGGATGGACCCGGTGATGCGGTGGGCGGCCGGGGTGCTGAATCCGCCACTCGAAGCCGCCTGGCCGTGGCTCTACCGGGCCAACCCCGATCTGCTCCGGTGGACCCTCCTCTGCCTAACCGCCGTGGTCATGGCGTGGGGCGGCCGCCACTTCTACGCCGGGGCCTGGTCGGCCCTCCGCCACCGGACCGCCACCATGAACACCCTGGTGGCCCTCGGTACCGGCTCGGCTTTCGCCTTCAGTGTTGTGGCCACGGTGGCCCCCGAGGTCTTTGAACGAAACCAGCTGCCGGCCGACGTCTACTACGAGGCCGTGATTCTCATCATCGGGCTGCTGCTGCTCGGCCATACCCTGGAGGCTCGGGCCAAACGCCAGACCAGCGGGGCGCTCCGGGGACTGATCGACTTGAGCCCGAAACGGGCCCGGGTTCGGCGGAACGGCCAGGAGGTGGATCTGCCGCTCGAGGACGTCCGGGTTGGCGATCTGGTGCTGATTCGCCCGGGGGAACGGGTTCCAGTTGACGGCCTTATCGCCTCCGGGACCACCGACCTCGACGAGTCGATGATGACCGGGGAGCCCCTGCCGGTCCCGAAGGTGGCCGGCGACCGGGTCATCGGCGGAACGATCAATCGCACGGGGGCGGTGGAGTTTACCGTCACGGCCGTCGGGGCCGGTACGGTCCTGTCCCGGATCGTCACGATGATGCGCGATGCCCAGGCCACTCGGGCCCCGATTCAACGGATGGCCGACCGGATCAGCGCCGTCTTCGTCCCAGTCGTCGTCGCCATCGCCGCGATCACGTTCGTCGTCTGGTACGCCACCGCCGATACCGCACCGGTGGTCCGGGGCCTGACGGCGGCCATCTCGGTGCTGATTATCGCCTGTCCCTGTGCCATGGGGCTCGCGGTCCCCACCGCGGTGATGGTGGCCACCGGCAAGGGAGCCGAGCTCGGGATTCTGATCAAAGGCGGTGAAGCGCTCGAGCGGGCTGGCGGGCTCGATCTCTTACTGCTGGACAAGACCGGCACGATCACGTTAGGCCGGCCCGAGGTCGTGTCGGCCACCACCACGGAGACCCTGGCGGCGGCGGCCTCCTTGGAACGACTGTCGGAACATCCCTTGGCCGAGGCGATTGTCCGGGCGGCCCGGGACCAGGGACTCGAGTCCCGGCCGGTGGAGGGGTTTCGGGCCCTGCCCGGCCTCGGAGCTGTTGGGGTCGTCGACGGTGCCATGGTGGTGGTCGGGAATGGCCGGTTGATGGATGAGTACGGGATCCAGGTCGACCCGACAACGGTCCCGGCGACCGGCACCACTGTCTTCGTCGGGAGCAACGGATCGTTGCTCGGTCACCTGACCTTGGCCGACGCGCCCCGGCCGAGTTCCCGGGCGGCGGTGGCCCGGCTTAAGGCGATGGGGCTTGGCGTTGCCATGGTCACCGGCGACCGTCGGGCCGCGGCGGAGGCGATCGGGCGGGCGGTTGGGATCACGGACTTGGTGGCGGATGCGATGCCGGCGGACAAGATCGCTGAGGTTGGCCGGCGGATCGACCGGGGATTCTCGGTTGGCATGGTGGGCGACGGTGTCAACGATGCCCCGGCCCTGGTCAAAGCCAACGTGGGTTTCGTGATGGGATCAGGCACCGACGTGGCCATCGAGGCCGGCGATATCACCCTGATGCGGCCGGATCTTCAGGCCGTAGCCGATGCGGTCGAACTGTCCCGGCGGGCTCTTCGCTTGATGCGCCAAAACCTGTTCTGGGCGTTTGTCTACAACGTGATCGGGATCCCGGTGGCCGCCGGCGTGCTCTATCCCGTGTTTGGGGTGCAACTCAGCCCGATTCTGGCCAGTGCGGCCATGGCGATGAGTTCGGTGAGTGTGGTGTCGAATTCCCTTCGCCTTCGCGGGTTCCGGCCGGCTCGCGCGGGCCAGGTCTCTTGA
- a CDS encoding transcriptional regulator yields the protein MTRGEGRKAVAVDPDLKQRNLLRLKKIEGQVRGLARMVEEDRYCADIMTQIASTHEALRSVGRQLMRHHLRHCAAHAVRAGDAKAEAMYDELLDLMYIHSR from the coding sequence ATGACCAGAGGTGAGGGGCGGAAGGCGGTCGCGGTCGATCCGGATCTCAAGCAGCGGAATCTGCTGCGGCTCAAGAAAATCGAGGGCCAGGTTCGTGGCCTGGCCCGGATGGTGGAAGAAGATCGCTATTGCGCCGACATCATGACTCAGATTGCGTCAACCCACGAGGCGCTCCGGTCGGTTGGCCGTCAATTGATGCGACATCACCTGCGGCACTGCGCGGCCCATGCGGTGCGGGCCGGTGATGCCAAGGCCGAGGCGATGTACGATGAATTGCTCGACCTGATGTACATCCACTCCCGTTAG
- a CDS encoding c-type cytochrome, whose protein sequence is MRWILLGLLAAGCEIRRAEPARPPVPPPLSGFRVPPDSEIPSDQVGSAIRRGRALLANTRDSLPGHVGNRLRCTSCHLDLGTRPDAAPWVGVYSRFPQYRSRNARINVIQDRINDCFQRSLNGQPLPLGGKDMADIISYMAFLSRGVAPPGEVPGQGFAKIDLVAADPAAGRLVYAAQCARCHGGRGEGLPNPDPRGQPRYYPPVFGPESYTIGAGMGRLRTAASFVRHNMPFDQPGTLTDQEAFDVAAYINAQSRPDFAAKANDWPKGDPPPDVAYPTKAAAAKARP, encoded by the coding sequence ATGCGATGGATTCTGCTTGGACTGCTGGCGGCCGGGTGCGAGATCCGCCGGGCCGAACCGGCCCGGCCTCCGGTTCCGCCTCCACTCTCCGGGTTTCGAGTGCCCCCCGACAGCGAGATACCCTCCGACCAAGTCGGGTCGGCCATCCGCCGGGGCCGGGCCCTCTTGGCGAACACCCGGGATAGCCTGCCCGGTCACGTAGGTAATCGGTTGCGCTGTACCAGTTGTCACCTCGATCTGGGGACCCGGCCGGACGCAGCCCCGTGGGTCGGGGTTTACAGCCGGTTCCCGCAATACCGGTCCCGCAATGCCCGGATCAACGTGATCCAGGATCGGATCAACGACTGTTTCCAGCGGAGCCTGAACGGCCAACCGTTGCCGTTAGGCGGCAAGGATATGGCCGACATCATCTCCTATATGGCGTTCCTGTCGCGCGGGGTTGCCCCCCCGGGCGAGGTGCCGGGCCAGGGCTTCGCGAAAATCGATCTCGTTGCGGCCGATCCGGCTGCGGGGCGATTGGTGTACGCCGCCCAATGCGCCCGGTGTCACGGTGGCCGGGGTGAGGGCCTGCCGAACCCCGATCCTCGGGGTCAGCCGAGGTACTATCCGCCGGTGTTTGGCCCCGAGTCGTATACAATCGGCGCCGGCATGGGCCGGCTCCGGACGGCGGCGTCGTTCGTCCGGCACAACATGCCTTTCGACCAACCGGGTACGCTCACGGACCAAGAGGCGTTTGACGTGGCCGCGTACATCAACGCGCAGAGCCGCCCTGACTTCGCCGCCAAAGCGAATGACTGGCCCAAGGGTGATCCGCCGCCCGACGTCGCCTATCCCACCAAGGCTGCCGCGGCGAAAGCCCGGCCGTAA
- a CDS encoding RNA-binding protein encodes MPENQTSVRLDSWLWAARFYKTRTLAAEAVDGGKVDLNGDRPKRSRSVKVGDEISLRQGPFHYRVHVTGLADRRGPASVAATLYQEDPASLAARQALSEKLKLQAPIFFEGAGRPTKKQRREIDKWKGKA; translated from the coding sequence ATGCCAGAAAACCAAACCTCGGTCCGGCTCGATAGCTGGCTCTGGGCCGCCCGGTTCTACAAGACCAGAACCCTGGCGGCGGAGGCCGTGGACGGCGGGAAGGTGGATCTGAACGGCGACCGGCCCAAACGAAGCCGGTCCGTGAAGGTGGGTGACGAGATCTCGCTCCGGCAGGGACCTTTCCACTACCGCGTGCACGTCACCGGTCTCGCGGATCGGCGGGGACCCGCCTCCGTCGCGGCCACCCTCTACCAAGAAGACCCTGCCAGCTTGGCGGCCCGGCAGGCACTCTCGGAAAAACTCAAACTCCAAGCACCGATCTTCTTCGAGGGAGCTGGGCGGCCCACCAAGAAGCAACGGCGCGAAATCGACAAATGGAAAGGCAAAGCCTGA
- a CDS encoding PAS domain S-box protein: MGQGQVPDAESKLVPARGGAHLDVKLGLPSFPVLMRALFLGRTVLAVTTLIQAALAFNEPPDEGADFARYVAFIAVITVVFVLAVTAYGAFVVFVRRSRPSLGFLQSQAAMDMLLVTALVHFAGAEQSGWAALYVLVMAMYGLLMPFRSGIVMSLFGSVLFLANASFAQPERTLGLGLWGQVAVFTVVFIFVAFSGHRLRAAALDQTQLETELEHVRFEADEILRNIRSGVLTVNSQGELAFINPTAETVLGIVAEDWYRRRIMPELAERAPELHAAIQSGLGGGQRVARAEGSVHRPDGRSFPIGLSTTTIQRETEQLPSVTAIFSDISDAQYLQELHLRAERLEAVAALSASLAHEIRNPLASIRSAVEQLAQSHRDDPDERLLGDLVLRESDRLSRLLGEFLDFSRVRASHFRAVNLLTVSNDVARMVREHPDCAPTIDLSVSGPATLVQADEDLIHRIVWNLMLNAVQAVKGPGRVTVTIDIPDAAELPRGSGLDQAVRLRVADDGPGIDPEVRDRLFQPFVSGRTGGSGLGLAIVQRAVEAHRGLVLVESLPGEGTTFTILLHAKMTMEEAV; this comes from the coding sequence ATGGGGCAGGGCCAAGTGCCGGACGCGGAGTCGAAACTCGTTCCAGCCCGGGGCGGGGCGCATCTGGACGTCAAACTTGGCCTCCCGAGCTTCCCGGTTCTGATGCGGGCGCTGTTCCTTGGCCGCACCGTGCTGGCGGTCACGACTCTAATCCAAGCGGCGCTGGCATTCAACGAACCGCCGGACGAGGGGGCGGATTTCGCTCGGTACGTGGCGTTCATCGCCGTTATCACGGTGGTCTTCGTCTTGGCGGTGACGGCCTACGGCGCTTTCGTCGTCTTTGTTCGACGGAGCCGCCCAAGCCTCGGCTTTCTCCAAAGCCAAGCGGCGATGGACATGCTGCTGGTGACGGCGCTGGTGCACTTTGCCGGGGCCGAACAAAGCGGCTGGGCGGCGCTCTACGTGCTGGTGATGGCGATGTACGGTCTCCTGATGCCGTTTCGGTCGGGGATCGTGATGTCGCTGTTTGGGTCGGTCCTGTTTCTTGCCAATGCCAGCTTTGCGCAGCCGGAGCGAACCCTGGGCCTCGGATTGTGGGGCCAAGTGGCGGTGTTTACCGTGGTCTTCATCTTCGTCGCATTCTCGGGGCATCGGCTGCGGGCGGCCGCGTTGGACCAGACCCAACTCGAAACTGAGCTCGAGCATGTCCGGTTCGAGGCCGATGAGATTCTCCGGAACATTCGGTCCGGAGTGTTGACCGTCAACAGTCAGGGCGAATTGGCGTTCATTAATCCGACCGCCGAGACGGTGCTTGGAATTGTGGCGGAGGATTGGTACAGGCGCCGGATCATGCCGGAGCTCGCCGAGCGGGCGCCGGAGCTCCATGCCGCGATCCAATCGGGCCTCGGCGGCGGCCAACGGGTGGCCCGGGCAGAGGGGTCGGTACACCGGCCCGACGGGCGGTCGTTTCCGATTGGGCTCTCGACCACGACGATTCAGCGGGAAACCGAGCAGTTGCCGTCGGTGACGGCAATCTTCAGTGATATTTCCGATGCCCAGTACTTGCAGGAGCTTCATCTGCGGGCGGAGCGGCTGGAGGCGGTGGCGGCGTTGTCTGCCTCCCTGGCCCACGAGATCCGGAATCCCTTGGCGTCGATTCGCAGTGCCGTGGAGCAATTGGCCCAATCGCACCGGGACGATCCGGACGAACGGTTGCTGGGCGATCTGGTGCTGCGTGAGAGTGACAGGTTGAGCCGGTTACTCGGAGAATTCCTCGATTTTTCGCGGGTGCGGGCCAGTCATTTCCGGGCGGTGAACCTGTTGACGGTGTCGAATGACGTGGCGCGGATGGTTCGGGAGCATCCGGATTGTGCCCCGACGATCGACCTCTCGGTGTCGGGTCCGGCCACGCTGGTGCAAGCCGATGAGGATCTGATTCACCGGATCGTGTGGAACTTGATGCTCAATGCGGTGCAGGCCGTGAAGGGTCCTGGCCGGGTGACCGTGACGATTGACATCCCGGACGCGGCCGAGTTGCCCCGCGGGTCGGGCCTCGACCAGGCGGTCCGCCTGCGGGTGGCCGATGACGGACCCGGCATCGATCCCGAGGTGCGGGACCGGCTGTTCCAGCCCTTCGTTTCGGGACGAACCGGCGGGAGCGGGCTGGGCCTGGCGATCGTGCAACGAGCGGTCGAGGCGCATCGCGGCTTGGTGTTGGTCGAGTCGCTGCCGGGTGAAGGGACTACATTTACCATTCTGCTACACGCGAAGATGACGATGGAGGAGGCGGTATGA